A section of the Malania oleifera isolate guangnan ecotype guangnan chromosome 2, ASM2987363v1, whole genome shotgun sequence genome encodes:
- the LOC131147971 gene encoding calcium-transporting ATPase 4, endoplasmic reticulum-type-like gives MEMGRGGQNYGEGDGTLGNSVSRDTFSAWSTDGRECEEKLGVQRERGLSAEEVERRREIFGWNDLEKHEGPSILRLILDQFNDTLVRILLAAAVISFVLAWYDGDEGGEMEITAFVEPLVIFLILIVNAIVGVWQENNAEKALEALKEIQSEHATVIRDGRKVPNFPAKELVPGDIVELHVGDKVPADMRILNLITSTFRVEQSSLTGESEAVNKTVKVVPEYSDILEKKCMVFAGTTVVNGNCICLVTQTGMSTEIGKVHSQIQEASQSEEDSPLKKKLNEFGETLTAIIGVICALVWLINLKYFLTWEYVDGWPRNFKFSFEKCTYYFEIAVALAVAAIPEGLPAVITTCLALGTRKMAQKNAYVRKLPSVETLGCTTVICSDKTGTLTTNQMAAAKLVAMGQRKNILRTFSIEGTTYNPFDGRIPDWPFQMDANLQMIAKIAAVCNDASVEKKTGNQYVANGIPTEAALKVLVEKMGVPGGLDNVPSQDQSDALRCCQIWNSIECRIATLEFDRDRKSMGVIVNAQSGRKSLLVKGAVENLLERSSYIQLVDGSVVDLDQNTKDLILQSLQELSTSALRCLGFAYKEDLVKFDTYNGDENHPAHELLLDPSNYSSIESKLIFAGLVGLRDPPRPEVRQAIEDCQAAGIKVMVVTGDNKNTAEAVCREIGVFGLHEDIRSKSVTGKEFMELSDPKSYLRQSGGLLFSRAEPRHKQEIVRLLKEGGEVVAMTGEGVNDAPALKLADIGIAMGIAGTEVAKEASDMVLADDNFSTIVSAVGEGRSIYNNMKAFIRYMISSNIGEVASIFLTAALGIPEGLIPVQLLWVNLVTDGPPATALGFNPPDKDIMKKPPRRSNDSLINPWILFRYLVIGSYVGIATVGVFIIWYTHDTFLGIDLSGDGHSLVTYSQLSHWDQCSSWEGFSASPFTAGNLVFNFDRDPCEYFTTGKIKAMTLSLTVLVAIEMFNSLNALSEDGSLLSMPPWVNPWLLVAMSISFGLHFLILYVPFLAQVFGIVPLSLNEWLLVLAITFPVILIDEVLKFIGRFTDRFCTSCAKFSKHKAE, from the exons ATGGAGATGGGAAGAGGAGGGCAAAACTACGGAGAAGGAGACGGTACTTTAGGTAATTCGGTGAGCCGGGACACGTTTTCCGCTTGGTCGACGGATGGTCGCGAATGCGAAGAGAAGCTCGGGGTGCAAAGGGAGCGTGGACTGTCGGCGGAAGAGGTCGAGAGGCGGCGCGAGATCTTCGGCTGGAACGATCTGGAGAAGCACGAGGGCCCGTCCATCCTGCGGTTGATATTGGATCAGTTCAACGACACTCTGGTGAGGATCTTGCTCGCTGCCGCCGTTATATCGTTCGTGTTAGCGTGGTACGATGGCGACGAAGGCGGCGAGATGGAGATAACGGCGTTTGTGGAGCCTCTGGTGATATTTTTGATCTTGATTGTGAACGCAATTGTTGGGGTTTGGCAGGAGAACAATGCTGAGAAGGCGTTAGAGGCTCTTAAAGAGATTCAATCTGAGCACGCGACGGTGATTAGGGATGGCAGAAAGGTTCCAAATTTTCCGGCAAAGGAGCTTGTGCCTGGGGATATTGTTGAGCTTCATGTGGGCGATAAGGTACCTGCCGATATGAGGATTCTGAATTTGATAACCTCGACATTCCGGGTTGAGCAGAGTTCATTGACTGGGGAGAGTGAAGCAGTTAATAAAACTGTGAAGGTTGTTCCAGAATATTCAGATATTCTAGAGAAGAAGTGTATGGTTTTCGCGGGTACAACTGTGGTGAATGGGAACTGTATTTGTTTAGTTACACAGACTGGTATGAGTACGGAGATTGGGAAGGTTCATTCGCAGATCCAAGAGGCATCGCAGAGTGAGGAAGATTCTCCATTGAAGAAAAAGTTAAATGAGTTTGGAGAGACTCTGACCGCTATAATTGGAGTAATTTGTGCGTTGGTTTGGCTTATAAATTTGAAGTATTTTCTGACATGGGAATATGTTGATGGGTGGCCTAGGAATTTTAAGTTCTCGTTTGAGAAGTGCACATACTATTTTGAAATTGCAGTGGCATTGGCAGTGGCTGCCATTCCTGAAGGTCTGCCGGCTGTGATCACGACGTGCTTGGCTCTTGGGACGAGAAAGATGGCTCAGAAGAATGCATACGTTCGAAAGTTGCCTAGTGTTGAAACTCTTGGTTGTACAACTGTGATTTGTTCAGATAAAACTGGTACCTTAACAACCAATCAGATGGCGGCGGCAAAGCTTGTAGCTATGGGTCAGAGGAAAAATATTCTTCGGACTTTTAGCATTGAAGGAACAACATATAATCCTTTTGATGGCAGAATACCAGACTGGCCATTTCAAATGGATGCAAATCTTCAAATGATTGCAAAGATTGCTGCTGTGTGCAATGACGCTAGTGTAGAAAAAAAAACTGGAAATCAATATGTCGCCAATGGAATTCCTACTGAGGCAGCGTTGAAG GTTCTGGTTGAGAAAATGGGAGTTCCTGGAGGTTTAGATAATGTTCCATCTCAGGATCAGAGCGATGCACTAC GTTGTTGTCAAATATGGAATAGTATTGAATGTCGAATTGCAACTCTTGAATTTGACCGTGATCGGAAGTCCATGGGAGTTATTGTGAATGCCCAATCTGGAAGAAAGTCATTGCTAGTGAAG GGTGCTGTAGAAAACCTATTAGAAAGAAGCTCTTATATTCAGCTAGTTGATGGTTCTGTTGTAGACCTTGATCAGAACACAAAAGATCTTATTTTACAAAGCCTTCAGGAACTTTCGACAAGTGCATTACGTTGTCTGGGCTTTGCATACAAGGAGGACCTCGTAAAATTTGATACGTATAATGGTGATGAAAACCATCCGGCCCATGAACTTTTACTTGATCCATCCAATTATTCTTCAATTGAGAGTAAACTCATTTTTGCTGGCTTAGTTGGGTTAAGG gATCCTCCCCGGCCAGAGGTCCGTCAGGCGATTGAAGACTGTCAAGCAGCTGGCATCAAAGTCATGGTAGTTACAGGAGATAACAAAAATACAGCAGAGGCTGTTTGTCGTGAAATAGGTGTTTTTGGTCTTCATGAAGATATCCGTTCAAAAAGCGTGACAGGAAAAGAGTTCATGGAACTTTCTGATCCAAAAAGTTATTTAAGACAAAGCGGAGGCCTCCTGTTCTCTAGGGCTGAACCGAGACATAAACaagagattgtaaggttgcttAAAGAAGGTGGCGAAGTGGTTGCCATGACTGGTGAAGGAGTGAATGATGCACCTGCCTTGAAGCTGGCTGATATTGGCATTGCAATGGGAATTGCTGGGACAGAG GTTGCAAAAGAAGCCTCTGACATGGTGTTAGCAGATGATAATTTTAGTACAATAGTTTCAGCTGTTGGTGAAGGGAGATCGATTTACAACAATATGAAAGCTTTTATAAG ATACATGATTTCCTCAAATATTGGTGAGGTGGCTTCTATATTTCTGACAGCAGCTTTGGGGATTCCTGAAGGTCTGATCCCTGTGCAACTGCTGTGGGTCAATCTTGTTACTGATGGACCTCCAGCCACAGCTTTGGGATTCAATCCACCAGATAAAGATATAATGAAAAAACCCCCTCGAAGAAGCAACGATTCATTAATAAATCCTTGGATTTTATTCCGCTATCTG GTGATTGGGTCCTATGTTGGTATAGCTACTGTAGGAGTATTTATCATATGGTACACCCACGACACCTTCTTGGGCATTGACCTGAGTGGAGATGGGCATAGTCTTGTCACCTACTCCCAGCTTTCCCACTGGGATCAGTGCTCTTCTTGGGAGGGTTTCTCGGCATCACCTTTCACAGCAGGGAATCTAGTGTTCAACTTTGACAGAGATCCATGTGAGTACTTCACGACTGGGAAAATCAAAGCCATGACTCTCTCCCTCACTGTCTTGGTTGCCATTGAGATGTTTAACTCCCTCAATGCTCTCTCCGAGGATGGCAGCCTCTTGTCAATGCCTCCATGGGTCAACCCATGGCTTCTTGTTGCCATGTCCATCTCATTTGGCCTGCACTTTTTGATCCTTTATGTTCCATTCCTTGCTCAAGTATTTGGCATTGTTCCTCTCAGCCTTAATGAATGGCTCTTGGTATTAGCCATTACTTTCCCCGTGATTTTGATCGATGAGGTTCTCAAGTTCATTGGAAGGTTTACGGATAGATTCTGTACATCTTGTGCAAAATTTTCAAAGCACAAGGCAGAATAA